The sequence below is a genomic window from Mytilus edulis chromosome 2, xbMytEdul2.2, whole genome shotgun sequence.
TTAATGGGgttataattaaaatataaaaaaacttttttttgtaatataggGAAGCTTGGAAGAGACTTGGAGACAAGCCAAGAGAAATGGCCATGTTGGAATATATTTCACATATGACTTCACTTTACCCAGGATGGGAAGCAGAGGTGAATATCATTATAGCAATATAGCAATGCTTTGGTTATCCAGCTTGATAGATAGTCGATTATAAAAGATGAATAACAACCATGTAAATGATTCCAGGAGTTGTATTTTGATCATGTTATTAATtagtttcatttatttattaatattaataatattataatgtgAATCCTATTTCTTTATAAATTGTGAAATTAATTTCAAAGATAGAACATTTAATTCTCAACAGTGGTCCATGTTTTCTGATCATCAAGTGTCATTGATGGTTTTAATTAGCTGGAAGTGATAGATATAGTCAAAATTTGAATCCATTAAGTTTCTTTTTATAAAGGAAtatcgataaaaaaaatcttaaaaacagTTTTTATTACAGATGGACACTATTGATGATAAGCAACCTAGTGGTGGATCATCATGGGTATCAGTGAGCACTATGTCTAACACAGACCCAGAGTTAGACAATCAGAACAAGACAGTGTTTGATTGGTGTAAAGAAGGAGACATTAACCAAATGTCTAGAATACTGCAAAGTGAAAATAATGACATCAATGGCTTAGATGATGCAGTTAGTAATCaataattgtattatttaaaGTACTGAATATGCATAGCACAAATTCAATCACATATATAGAAAAGAGAACAAAATACAGGTTTCTGAAGATATGATTTTTGAAATCTTGAATACATTTGATGAAATTGAACTACTAAGCCaatttaaactgaattttaaagaatttttcttaagtatttttttgtgGGATCTTTTTAAAATAGAAGTAAGAGAGAAAACTATAGAACAttgtaaattaaaagctaaacaTAAAAGAGATGAAATTACAAAACTAGAACAAGAACTtaaacttttgaatgaaattcatGATAACAACCTGGATGGAAAAAATAATTTGCCAAATATAatagattcaataaataaaacagaagaaaCGCTACAAACTCTATATTCAGATAAAATAAAAGGGGCACAAATAAGATCACGAGTTAAATGGATAGAAGagggcgaaaaaaatacaaaatatttcttgggattagaaaaatcaagacaaacaaGGAAAAACATTACTGCTATAAGGGACAGTAAAGGAGAAATAACAGAAGATCAAGGCAAAATATTAGATACGGGGAGAAATTATTATGTCAATTTATATAAGTCAACTAACCCTGATCTAacagaaattgaaaattatattgaaaaaactaaaataaattacaaattaagtaCAAAAGAAGGCAATGAAATTGACGGCAACCTGACAATAGAGGAATGTACACaatctgtttttaaaatgaaacttaataaaacacCAGGTATCGATGGTCTCTCAATTGAATTTTATAGAGCTTTCTGGTCAAACTTACAAAACTTTGCTGTAGATGTTTTTAATAATTgctatgaaaaaaaagaattaacaaattCTCAGAAACTTGGATTAATTACCCTTATATACAAGAAAAACGACCCATTAAATTtagataattatagaccaattaccTTACTAAATGTAGATACCAAAATTATAGCATACTCTCTTGCACAAAGACTGAAACCAATATTGCATAAAATCATTCATAGTGATCAAAACGGTTATGTAAAAAACAGATATATAGGATTTAATATTAGACAAATCCAAGATATTATAGATTATTCGGAAAAATTCAATGTAGATGGAGCTATCCTATTTTTAGACTTCACAAAGGCATTTGACTCGCTAGAATGggaatttatgtattgttctttaaAGAAATTTGGCTTCCAGGAATCTCTTTTGAGGTGGATAAATACGTTATACACAGATATAAAGGgttgcatattaaataatggttgGATTTCAAGACCCTTCAACATTGAGCGCGGAATCCGTCAAGGGTGTCCCGCGAGTTCTATAATTTTCGTAATTGCTGTTGAAATTTTAGCTAGTAgattaagacaaaataaaaattttaaaggtTTTCAAATTAAACTAGATAATAAAACCCATACATTAAAATTAAGCCAGCTTGCAGACGACaccactttatttttaaattcaaaacaagaagTGTCATTAACTCTGAATATTATAGAAATTTTTGGATCACTTTCAGGCCTAAAGCTTAACcgaaataaaacagaaggaatatgGCTCGGCAATTTAAAGTCCTGCAAagataaagttgaaaacattaattttacacaaaaacctaTAAAAGTTTTGGGAATATACTTTGGACTTAATAAAAATGagtgtaaaaaattaaacttgcaaCGACAAtacgaaaaatctgaaaaaataattaaagattggaataaaagaaatttaactatGTTAGGTAAGATAActcttgttaaatcattaatcttACCGAATATAACTTATGTTGCATCTGTAAGCGAAATTGATAACGAATAcctagcaaaatttaaaaaattaatatacaGTTTTACATGGAATAATAAATCTGAAAAGGTTAAAAGggatataataagtaaaaattaccaTGCTGGCGGgcttaaaatgataaacatagaTAAATATCTAGAAGCGATAAATATTAGTTGGGTAAAAAAACTCATCGACAACGAAGATCTATCACCCAATTGGAAAGTACATGTATTACcaagattttattttgataaatttggacaagaattccttatatttaaaatgaattttaccaATATTAATTTGGTCTATAAACTGAAAGAACTAATTCCACAATTTTACTTAAGAATAATCAAATCATGGATAAATACAAAATCTGAAAAGGAATTGGATCAtctatcatataaacaaataagacaGCAGCTTATATGgggcaataaaaatatcaaattaaacggTAAATGTCTCATCTTCAAAAACTGGATAAACagcaaaattctttttttaaatgacattattgataataaaggaaaatttaatcaaaacatgATCTTAGATAAACTTTCCTGTCATGCTAACTGGTTTTCAGAATATTCTAAATTAATGAAAGCAATACCAAAACAGTGGTTACAAGAGCTAACTAAAGAAGaatcattaaaaacaaaagtcaCCATTGACTccgaatataaatttaaagataaaaaagggAAAATGGTATCACTTAAAAACATTTCCTCCAAAGACATCTACATCTCCCTCTTAAATAGATATTATGAAAAACCAATCGGATTTCAAAAATGGGACAACATATTTATCTtggaaaacaacacaaacaaaagacaacaaatgcTAAATTATATCTCTTActatatacaagataataaattcaaaatgttaagatggaaatTTCTGCACTACATTTTACCAACCAAACAATTACTTTTCTCTTGGAAAATAACTAAAACTCCGCTATGTAATATTTGTGATGTCATCGAAGATTATGAGCACtactttttaacatgcaaatttctgaaatcattttggaatcaaataaaacttttacttgataaacttaaaataggacatcacatcatatcaattaaatcacttttgtacggatacaaaataaacgatacaaGTTACTACAGTATTAATGATTTAATTACAATTATTCTTTTTACTGTATACAAAGGATACTATATAtccgaacaaaaaacaaaacaaattaatatgtttgaaattttcaaaaaagaatttcttcaatatcatgaaatattgataaataaagaaggCAAATACGAAAAATTCCATAATCTGGTTGcagcaaaaattaaattaatttcataaattagaATTTATTATACACCATGTTATCATATTTCTATTCAGTTACATACATGTCATTAttactatatatacatattgtgcactaacaagtactaacttatcaataaaatgctatatactaatgttaacgaggccgggataaggtaccggtacttcttgtatctctaacaaatgtaaaattcaaataaaatattataacatttaaaaaaaaaaaaaaaaaaaaaaagtatttttttgttaaGACTTTAATATCAACAAAGCATGACAGtttcatacatattttattaaatgaaGATTGATCGTAGTCAAATGACTTGTTATTTTGATATGATATAGCAGTGCTGTTATATCATTGTTTCGAGTATATTGATCACAATGCATGgcaaaatcaatttttattagaCTTAGACTGTTGACCACTGCATGTTGCATAATCATCAATAgtatcattataaaaatatttatagaccGAAAGGTTCAAAAAGACTTTCAcagttttttttagatattattggatatatatgtgaaaatgtattattttaagtttaaagGTTTTAAGAATACAACAGTACAATAGAAGTTAAACATAACTGTTAACTATTGTTTAATCTTAATCCTGGCTCACTAAAGTCTCATGTTGATATGTATTTGTTTGACAAATTAATTGCAGGGAATGACCTTACTGCACTGGGCTTGTGACAGAGGTTTAAGTGAAATGGTAGAATGTCTACTTAATAAAAAGGCAAATATTGATATCCAGGTAAGGAAATTTTAGTCCATTTTAAGAAATATTCAGTTTCTCTAATCTCTGTATGGAATGAATGTGTAAGAAGTGTAATTCTTTCTTGCTTAACCCCCAGTGTCCAATATTTGTTTAGGACAAGAAGTTTTATTGTCTTTTTAGAAATTATTGAAATTGCTCAagaaatgtaatatcaaaaacattttcattCTTAGTAATATACTGATCTTTAAATAATTTATGGCCCTGCAACAAAGTTTTCGGCCCCATATAGTTTTACCTTGtctgtaattccgtcattccgtaattctgtcattccattattccgtcattccgca
It includes:
- the LOC139513031 gene encoding acyl-CoA-binding domain-containing protein 6-like; this translates as MADEFGDCSQEDIKDLFEGASKYLRHVAGSQNGDNLLYFYARYKQATEGQCNSKKPGMFDFQGKQKWEAWKRLGDKPREMAMLEYISHMTSLYPGWEAEMDTIDDKQPSGGSSWVSVSTMSNTDPELDNQNKTVFDWCKEGDINQMSRILQSENNDINGLDDAGMTLLHWACDRGLSEMVECLLNKKANIDIQDEDKQTPLHYAVSCEHLKVVQILLSHGADKSLKDSDGLSPSELETSEEIRTLLGKT